tcttacacactggacctttatgAATGCGtgacattgacttacattgagCGAGGGCCGAGATGTGTAGGTTCTTGACAGGTACTTGTGAGCCTGCAATGTGAAGACAGAGAGTTCATGTTCCATTCATGTGAGACAGTGAGGTCTAACCAGAAGCTCCTCCATATCAGTGCTGGGTCACATGCTAGACAGCTGCTAGCATAACAAATAGGGAATTAGCAATGGCAAAATTGAGAGTAAGCAGAAGCAGTGGACATCAGCTTATGATGCGGCTAAAATAGCTTTTGTTTACGCTAGGTGCAGAAAAGAGTCTCTTCTAGCAGTCTATGTTTTCAGTTAGCTTAGCTGCATAGTTTTTGTTATAACTGCTAGCTTCTTGAGAAATGCATTATTACAATTACTCCAGTGACTTGGTTTAGCTTCACTACGTTCCTGTGAGACACCTGCTGCAGTTATTGACTGTTTCCTGGCTGTTTCCAGGCTGTTTCAATATTTTGGTcaaggacaaacacaaacagtttaaaCGAGCAGCTTTAACCCAGCCAGGGCCTCACGGTCAAACAGATGCTACAGCTAGCATGCTACAGAGCATCGGGTTCTTTCACACACCCATACTTACCAGGCGTCTGCAGCCGTTAGCGTGCATGTTTAAAAGTCCAGCGGAGGACATTTTGCACCGATAACTGGACAGGGACTCACACGCTTGTCTCCACTTCACCTTCAGACATGCAGCGGAGTGACGACaggcagcagccaatcacagtgaGAGGTGTGTTCCCTCTGACGTCATGGCTGGCCGGGCATCATGGTCGTTGTAGTTTTACAGTAGAATCATAAGATAAGGTGCAtatattcgtcccaaacacatgcacagtcatgcaaaggcacactcatgcaggtagggaaatttaatctctgcttttaacccatctggtgcagtacacacagagcagtgagcagccatgtacagcgctcggggagcagatgttgggggagtaaggtgccttgctcaggggcactagacagggtagggagactcttggatttttggacagatcaatccaggttcgtcttttgttgtctctccgtggagtcgaaccagagacgaaccagagaccttctctgcccatagtccaagtttctgccactagaccatccAGGCGTTCATCTTTAAGATAGAGCTTTACGAACTCTTTACTCTTCACTTGACTTTCACGTTAAGGGTATGATAATATTTCATGTGTAAAAAAGAGCGACAAATTCCTGAAATCTAAACGATTAGCCTCAGCTTCGTGATCAGTATCGATAAGTACTTGATCATTATGCAGCCGtatgacagagatcagctgatATTtttgattatatatattatatcaagTACCTTTTTTTAACTAATGCATGGCCTATTTGTGCTATAATATCTGTAATCTTTTGCTTGTTTGGAAACCTGTTCCTACAGAGGTTTATTGTGGTTTTTGTTGCgatgacacacaaaacaataaatctCAGTCAAAGAAGTAGAATGAATTATTCACGCCATAACATACCCTATTaatatgtgtgtacgtgtacacCCCCCACCGAACGTGCTTTTGAAGGCGCCTCCGAGGACGATATTAGAAGACtgttaggctaaaaacatgtaaatgatGCCGTTgcgagtcgaatatgaatgacTAAACCCAAGGAATCCTTTTGAATTCAGTAGTCTAAAGAAATGTCAACAATAAAAGACAAAATTACAGATAAAATTATCATGAATAAGTTCTTCAAAGCCCCAAAAGGGCTGTAAGGTGTGTTTTGAAGAACTCTTCTTTCCCAATAAAACATACACAGGAAAAAATGTTTCTTTAGTGAGAAAGGGCACTCAAAGTGATCCATAGCACTTAtgaagaaacagtttttctaAGCGTGTACTATGCATGTGTGATAAATGCATTACATGTTACTCTCTGTTGAGGATAGTTTCAAGGAGTCCTGTCCTTTGACTCAATTAAGTTCAACTGTACAAATAAGTTTACCGGTTGTGTTCATAGACTGTAGAGATGGAAGTAGTTTCGGTGACGTCACCCGTCGGTTTCTGAAGAGTGAAAATCATagcctgtatataaagaggttgTGTTAAGGTTGGGCCAGTTTTAATCATGAATTGCATATGTTTCTATTTTCCAGACTGGTGTGTGcattcacatgcatacacaatTAATTTGAACTCATTCTTTAttgttcacatttaaaacttgaTTACAGTAAATGTTTAGTTGATAAATGGATGAATGTCCCAACAAAAGACCCCAGATAACAAAGATTATACTTTATACATTTCTTGTTGAAAGCTACAATAACTCACGATGAGTTAAGGGAAAAGGCCGTTGCTTTGTTGCATTCTAgcgctgcatgtgtgtgtgtgtgtgtgttattacaaAAACTGCCACCACCGCTGCAGCAGCCTGTTGAGCGCTGTTATTCTATTAATGTAAGaacatttagatttcatttCACAATCAACacttaaacatttgttttattctgttctAAAATCACTATTGTATTAAAAGGAAGGGACCCAtatctaaaacaaaacaaaaggtaTCTATTGATCCATTGTCTAAGAAATCAAGATCTTAAGAAAACTGATTTGTAAAATTGCTTCCGTTGTTATGTGcgtattttgtgtttatgtggaaggatttgtttttttagtcACAATCCATCCATGCGTTGTTTAATAAGGTGCGGATCACTCTTCTTCGTACGTAGTCgtactctgtctgtctggatcCACTTGAAAAGTACAGGTAACCTGAAGAGAGGGTTGCAACATTAAAATCGAGCCAAACGGGAACATCatgctgcagcagagggactGTCCCGCTGTCAATGTTACCTACCTCTGTTCTCAAAAACAGCATCCACTTGATTGCCAATCCCAGGGAGCTCTGTCTTTATGAGTTTTGGGTATCCACGATCCATTTTGCGCCTCCTTTCATTGTAGCTATGAATAAAACGAGGAAGGGTTTTCATCAATACATCAGTCTATACAGGGATTCAGCCTATATGTACATGGCTTTTCACATTACCCACCTCCAGTATTTGTTCTTCACAAAGAAGAGGGTTCTCCCTGTAAATTCCACGTGGACAGCAGCATCGACTTTGTTGATGTGGAGAGGGATACGCAAGTCTCTGAGAGGTTTGGGATAACCAGGTAGGACAGTGTTTCCCCTGATCCCCCAGTAATGATCCCCTATGGCATGAAAAGATAGACAATTGCTAATGTGATATATCCCTAGCACAAACATTTGTTGATatagcttttattttctcaaaaccgaacacaaaacaaaagggCTTCATTTTGTACCTTCAAAGAAAATGACAGTCTTTTTAAACTCATAAGCAGCATCGACTTGACTGATTCCAGGCCAGGTAGACTGAATAGTCTTCATAGTGATGCCATCCCAGGAGCTGCTCCTCTTCCAGAAATGTCTgaccaaaaaaacacaaaataccatGATATGCTGACTCGCAATGAAGATCACAGCTCTGAGGAGCAACATATAAAAGGGAGGGTAggtttaaaaacctttttattagtTGAAATCCTACTCAGGCCCagatagccatcaataaataaagttggacgcaaaaaagaaaaaacccggTGTCTATGCCCCTTATAGAACCGTAATTCATTTAGATTGAATAGAATGAAGGACTGTAATACCTCTTTGTCACTTACTGACTGTGCTCTCACTGCATTTGACCAGAGGCTTCAGCCTTGTAGGCATACACGACTGAAGCAGCAACAATGGCCAGAGGTTAGCGGGcgagtcatggaaaagtcatctTGTCAGTGAGAGGAcgttcatgtttttttggggCGTAGCTTTGAAGAGAGGGCCAATGTTATTGGTTGCACATTGTAGCCAGCTCTTCTAACTTTTCCAGGCTCACCGGCCCTCGCTTTAATGTCAAACCTAAATGATAACATAACAACATAATTGGCCGAAATATCTCACCCATCTTTAAAGAAGTAAAGGTTTCTCTGGATGGAGGTTGCAGCATCAAAAACCATGTCCCTGCTGCACCGGTCTGGTGTGGGTTCAGGATCTGGCTCGGGTCTAGGTTGTGGTCTCGGCAAAGGTTTTATAGTTGGCTGTGGATTTGGTTCAGGTTCAACCTCTGGTTGAACTGATGTTTCTCTGATTCCTTTAAaggcaaaaaaacatattcGGTCAGGGCATTCATGAAATGTGCTTTGATGTAATAACACCATGCATCTCACCGTAGATAGCTTGTACTCCCTGTATGTCGTCATTCGGCAGCTTGTACCCATCTGTGTTCACATAACTGTAGGTGGGAAACATCAGCGCTGTCTGGACCTGAGAGTGGGCCAGTCCAAGTGCATGGCCAAACTCATGGGCTGCTACCAAGAACAGGTTGGTTCctgcacatacacatatacagtTACTGGAGTCAATTAATTAGCTATGGAATCATATTATCTCAATGGTGCTGCACCTCGTGAGGTCAGAGTCCAGGTTTCATCTTCATCAAAGTGGGTGTCACCTCCATGACCTTCTCCAGGGGAGAATGCGTGGGCCAACACCCCACTTTGCCCGTCAAATGGAGAAAAGTCGCCATGGTCTGGTAAGAAAAGGGACAAAGTTACCACTGGATCAAACATTTTCTCAATGGCACCGAAGGTACTGAGTTACTTCGACTCTTGAAAACGATCATGATGTCCGCGGTGCCGCTGTAAATCTGCTTGAAATCCAGAGGAATGACGTCGCTGTAGAGTTGAAGAGCCTTTGCTATGGTGGCATCCACATCAACTCGACTCAGGTCCGGGGTGTAGTTAGTTATCCTACATGCAGTGTGAGAGTGAAAATGCTTTAAGTGTTTAAGagctttgttttgttctgtgtttgtgtgaactgcAGGCAGGGacttgtttccttttgttctgGCATGGAGATCTTGCTCAGTACCTGTATGTGAGCAGAGTCTTCTCCCACTTTGGTCCACCGTCAAAGTGGCCGTATTGGCTGACGTCTGTGAAGCCACAGCGGGGGCGATTCATCACGTCCATAGTGTTGGTGTCTAACTGCCCTGTCACCTCCAGGCCGTAAAAGCCCTGCATTTTTTTCAGAGTTTCTTCAAAGGAGTCTAGAGAGCTGCGCCAGAAACTGTTGGGTGCACTGACGCCCACTTCGGAGAAAAACTGAGACAGATAGTCCTGgtcgaagaaaaaaaaataaaataaaacattcttaTATGCAGATAAAACGCAGCATATGATATAAGGATTTGTAATATAcctatttaaatatttacagaGTTTTTTGATAAGATAAGTGATAAGTTATAAGGAATAAGTTCAGGTTTTCATGAAATCAAACCTTATAGAAAAATATAGCCTAATTTCTAACTAACTTTATTCATTTGTGTATggtattttaagtattttttcttaaagttggctcaaaacattatttttttcctgTAATAGCAATTCACTGTACTAACAACCAGTTACTTTCCTTTTCACTGTTTCACTGATGAAGTTCATCATTCCTGCACAACACTGTAATAAGGCATTAACTCTAGATTAAATACGGTTCATGCATTTTATCTCTCTGCTACCAGCCCCTGCAGTTTACTGTTCACTCCGTGTCAGGGCTGTATTAAGAAGGTGAAGCTGAACATGTCCtatttcctgctgctgcttcacattaaaaaatgttcagttgGCAAAACATGGGAAACAGATCCTTGTCTTATCATCTTAATTCTCAGCGGAGCAAACTCTAATATTGCAGGGAGTATTGGCGGCTTTTCCTTACAGTTTGCAGTTCCAACTATTTTCTGAGTTCTGCAGTTATGCTCAACATGAAATCAGACTGTTGTTGCTAATGGAAAAAGGTTGATTAGTGACTACTAGCTGCTCTCCTGTTGCAACACCAGCTACAACATAGTCAATGAACATGCCTGTTCTGAAAGTCTGTGTCATCTTATGATGATTCCtcatcaggtaaaaaaaaagctgtttctAGCGTGATGTGTGACAGAGGCTTTGGTCCACCTCTTATATACTTGTTTAAACTATACCTGATTGAAAAAACATGGTACATGTTATTGTCTTGAAACCTCAACTTCAAATTCTTAAAACCATGCTTTAGTAAGAAATTCATATAACTGAAATTGGAAagtaaattattcatttaattctaaCATTAAAACACCTTTTAACAAGGTTGAAATCAATAGTTCTTACAGAATCACAATCAAAATTACTTAACCCTCTTCTCTCCCAAATCAGCAGGTTTAATAACCCCAACAAACAGTGCAATATTGGAACTGTGAGAACACCTCATGTTTACCTGGGCTTTAGAGAGCTCTTCTTGTCTGGGTGAAGTGGTGGGCACTGCTCCGCAGAGGGCTACAGCCACCACTAACATCACTGTTTTAACAGCCAATGCTCCCTCCATGactcctttcttctcttctttattCTCCGTCTCTGCTCGGCTCTGCTCAGATACTGAGACTTGTTATTTCCTGAAACGGTCAATTTCAGTGTTTTGGAtgtgagagcagagagggatgCATGATGGGGCAATAAGACATTCCTACAAGTGTCTGAGCAGGCCCATTAGAGGAACAGGGGAGAGATAATAGCTGCGATGATGTTCGGGGAGTTGGAGGGTAGAAGAGTTGAGATTTGGAGTTAGATAGAGTTGGAGAAACGTGGGCCTGTGTGGACACGATGTTGATCTGAAACTGTTCTGAATGAACCATCGACAGGAGACAAGAGAGGACAAGAGTTAACATCTGGTGTTTCATGGTGGAGTAATGTTGCTCTTTGCTCTGCCACCCCACCTCGCATAGTTCTTTTCTTACTGGTTTTACCCCTTTAAATTGCTGTTACGTGCGGTTAAATTACCTGATGAAGATACCTGATAAGGATTTGAAGAGCTAGTTTAAAACTTTTAGACACTTTTATATATCAGATATTCAGAGCAGGAAGAATTGTGTGTATTGAGAATTGGATGATTGAAGCACACATAGTCCCTCTGTACACACATTTGTCTTaatcactgtttgttttcataataGACAAAGTCCAGACACCAGCAGCTAACAGGCACAGCACCTCTGATTATCAGCTTTGATTATGTAGCTTATCAAACCTGACTTTCACATAGTTGTACAgctaaatgaacacattttggaTTTTCACTTATAAAAAAAGACCAACAAACAACTGATGGTCACTTCAAAGAAATGTTGCATTGCCACACACTTGCTGTCAGAGATGCTCTTGCTGTTCTGTATGTCTATAAATTCTGAAACTCAATTTGTGTAGTTTTACTTTTCTGAGAAGGCACGGTGGGTTATTGATCAATATGAATCTATTTAATTCCAGACAAACAATGTATTTATTGTTGTATTGGTCTATGTAGCAGATAACGTATCAGTGGATGTAATAAGCAAATAGTTAGGGAACTGAATAGTagcacaataaatatatatatatatacagtgccttgcataagtattcaccccccttggactttttcccattatgtactgttactaactggaattcaaatagacttaaataaactttttcccgtttgatcaacaaaacatgcatagtactttggaggtgcaaaataaattttattgtgacacaaacaataatgagaacaaaaaagttgacatctgttgggtgcataagtattcaccccctgtgtcaatacttggtagaaccccctttcgctgcaattacagctgcaagtcttttggggtatgtctctaccagctttgcacatctagagatggaaaggtttgtccattcttcttgacaaaaaaaatgaagctcagtcagattggatggagaccgtctgtgaaccgcaatcttcaagtgttgccatagattctctattggattgaggtctgggctttgactgggccattttaagacattaacattctttaatccaaaccattcctttgtagctctggctgtatgtttagggtcattgtcctgctggaagatgaacctccgccccagtctcaagtcttttgcagactgcatcagattttcttcaaggatttccctgtatttggctccatccatctttccctctattctgaccagtttccctgtacctgctgaagagaagcatccccacagcatgatgctaccaccaccgtgtttcactgttgggatggtgtgctcagggtgatgggcagtgttgggttttcgccacacatagcgttttgcattgaggccaaaaagttcaattttggtctcatctgaccagagcaccttcttccacatgtttgctgtgtctcccacatggcttctggcaaactccaaacgggattttttatggatccctttcaacaatggctttcttcttgccactcttccataaaggccagatttgtggagtagacgactaatagttgtcctgtggacagattctcccacctcagctgtggatctctgcaactcctccagagtaatcatgggcctcctggttgcttctctgattcattttctccttgtccgactcttcagtttgggtggacggcctcctcttggtaggtttgcggttgtgccatattctttccattttcttatgatggattttatggtgctcagagagatgttcaaagctctggatatttttttataacctaaccctgcttcatatttctccacaactttatccctgacctgtttggtgagctccttggtcttcatgatgctgtttgttcagtaatgatctccaacaaactctgagtccgtcacagaacaggtgtatttatactgagattaaattgtagacaggtggaccctatttactaattatgtgacttgcaaatgtgacttttgaatgcaattggtcgcaccagatctttgttaggggtttcacagtaaagggggtgaatacatatgcactcaagacttttcagatttttatttgtaaataattgtgaaatccatgtaatatttccccccacttccaaatgaagcactattttgtgttggtccattacataaactcacgatgaaataaattttaatctgtggttataccatgacaaaatgtagaaaagtccaaagggggtgaatacttatgcaaggcactgtatatatatatatatatatatatatatatattttttttattatttcctcaAAATAGCCTTTTTAGTTGGGAGAATCGTGTCTTCGGATGTTTTGATGAGCCAGCGTCATATGTCCTGGTGCTGCCGATGAtgagtgtgagacagagacacagaaagcGCAGTGAAGTGTTCACACAAAACCTTTATTTTGTGTGAAAAAGTTTTGAATCATTATGAAACACTGGCAGgacaaatataatatatgtagTGTATAAATCTTAGCCtttacaatgtgcacacatgtGCGTCGCTCCTTTGatgattttaataatttttgttATGTTGGATTTTATCTCTGATGTCATAACACTACAGTTAtgtattatttttgtgtaatatcCTGTAAAATTACTTTTTGGTTTAAAATGAATACTGGCTGCAACCCAGAGTCATCTCGTTTCTACCACGTCTTCAGGTTTACTATGAGAGAAAAATGTACTAAAACTCCTAAATTCCTGatttctaattaaaaaaaacactatcaATGGTCTCTGTccactgttttcttttcatgaaATAATTTTAATGTTCATAACACGTTAAAGGACTCCTGACCGAGACTAAAATATTAGCATTGAGAAAAATATGCTCTAAAGAAAATATATGGCAATACTGCCTTCTGCTGAATTACCTCTTTTTGCAAACTGGTCAGTCAactaaaactaaacaaatgacAGGAAATTAACACAAAATCCTCCTTTGTTCTTTGTTCGTACTTTTATTTGCAGAATacaagtttgtgtttttagtcTTGCGCGCTTAATGAAGAGTACAGTACATAACAAGTTCTCTCTATAAGTTTTTTACATCTCCCAATAAATGTACattcacaaaatgaaaaaaattcaatgtattttgtaaatgtaaattagTGATGCTACACTGTTTATTTATGTCACCTTTTTCAATTTTAACATGCACATAAAACTTTTACACAAGGATCCTGAGAACTTGAAGAGGAATCGATTCATGAACTGTATCTATTCATACAACAAATGCTGTTGACCTTTACTACATTTTACCTGCAGTTTAGTAAATAAGTGATACTTTCAGCAAACGGTAATAAGTAAATGTCAGTCAGAAAATCAAAacccaaattaaataaaaaatacattttataggAATTACTTTTTTGTAATGTAGCCAATATGTGAAAAGTGCAGGAAAGTTGGATTTATTTCATTTGTGGATTGTTCTATAACTGAATGAAGTACCAGTCTCCAAAGcgtcatatttacatttacaatcaCTGATGTAGAATCCATTTCATTCCACAGTTCTTACAAAGACTTCATGTTCAGCTGCTGGGAGTGATATTGTAGGAATCGAAAAGGAAATAGGTGTAAAGAGTAATATAATCTGttagggggggaggggggggggcagtctgcCAATATGCTAGTTTCTTGAGAGACCTAATTTAGCGAGTTGAGTGATAAATTAATAGTTAATTTGATCATCTTTTCTAGTCAAAACATCTCAACttagaacttttttttaatattaagtgGTCGGAATATATAGAAAAAAGTTTAAGTTGATTGACATTACATAAAACATATTATCATAGGTTAATgagttgattccaataaattgCCTTGTGATGTTTAGACTTAACACATAAAGAAAATTGAAATGTATAGAAGTATACAAAAATAATGTCTCCTTTATGTATAAACTTTTCAGAAATAAAGGAATTTTATAGacttaaatattgaatatataatATTGAGAGCAGAATAGAATATTccaaatgtaatgttttaacACTGTTAGATGTACATTCACTCTCATTCACACGCATGTCTATAAACAACTCAGATGGTAAACTGTGCTAGAAGTTAGTGCAGCGCAAGAAGTAGCTGTTCCTCAATACACGGTACAACCTTCCGGTCTTCAGGTCATACTCAAACATGTAGGGTCCACTGTAGATGTATGTAAAACCTGCAGAACAGAGGCTCAATGTTAGCGTCTGTGATGGGAATAGTTTAGTTAAATGCATGCATGGCTTCAATAGTTAGAGAAAATTTATGCCAAACTGATAACTTGAGACTATGGGTTTCCTTGAGTCATTGTAATGAGATTACCAGCCAACTGGTGGAAACCCTATTTCGCTATGGCACTTTGTAAAGCCTCAACTTGTAATTTTGATACTTTTGCTAACCAAAAAAACAAGATATGACATCATCAAGAGGGAGCCTTAGAGGTAATAATAGACGTCCAAAGGTAGGTAAAATAACTTGTTTCTCAATGCACAGAAGTGTGAGTGGTATTGGTCTTCTCATCAACATTGAGCTGGTGTATGAACCAAAAAACCATAACACATTTTGAGGATTGCTGTTTGTCTGGCAAGCTGTGAACATCTTGTCATTTCTCTACTCACCTCTGTACTGGAAAGCTGCAGTCACCTTTCtgagtccagagaaggtctgatCAACACGTTTGGGGAATCCTTGGTCAATAGTCTTCCTGACCTCATCATAACTGAAGAAACAGGCAATAATTAGCTACATTCAATAAGGGTAAGGGGTAAATATTTCATTATGTTAAATCAGGAATTTATTTATACTCTGTACACACCTATAGTAATATTCGCCTGAAAAGAACAGAGTTTTGCCAGATTGTACGTCATGGAGGGCTGCATCGATTTTCTTCACCCTTCTTGGCAGACCGATACTGGTAAGTCTTTTGGGATAGCCCCGCACTGGATTATAGCCACTAAAGGCCCACACTTTGCGACCTGTAGGaatgaaaaagttaaaaaagttgGTATCTACAATAGAATCCGATTTGTGTCGTCTGACACAGAACACACGTACCTTTAAAGAAAAAGATTCTGTCTGACTGCCGGCTCTCATAAGCAGCGTTGATGTTGTCGGGGGCACTGGGCCAGAAGGTTGTGATGAGGCTCTGCTGAGGTGTCCTGCTCTGGGGGTAGCTACGCCAGAAGAAGCTGTAAACACAAGTGTTCTGTTAAGAAACAATCAGAATAGAGATTTGAATGTTGTATCATTCTGGTGGACAAAATGTTTGATACCTGTCTTTGAAGAAGAACATCTCTCCTCGCAGGGTGGTGACAGCATCCAATACCATAGTAGAATCACAGGCGTCAGGGGTGGCTGGGGCAGTAGGTTCAGATACAGAAGGATCCTTTTCAGGATTTGGAC
This genomic window from Pleuronectes platessa chromosome 15, fPlePla1.1, whole genome shotgun sequence contains:
- the LOC128456650 gene encoding uncharacterized protein LOC128456650, encoding MRSPTVCVLLSLAVAVYCVPVAEITVQDESLAESYLKTFFNLTEVQGPASRRGISPVTKKLSEMQRFFGLQITGTLDADTISMMKKPRCGVPDGNIARFSTFGSNLKWEKNSLTYRIENYTPDMSRSEVDDSMEKALQVWAKVTPLRFTRIYSGTADIMISFGRQSHGDYYPFDGRDGTLAHAFAPSPGIGGDAHFDDDETFTFRSNAGYVLFMVAAHEFGHSLGLSHSDDPGALMYPTYTYRNPDTFVLPRDDVKGIQSLYGPNPEKDPSVSEPTAPATPDACDSTMVLDAVTTLRGEMFFFKDSFFWRSYPQSRTPQQSLITTFWPSAPDNINAAYESRQSDRIFFFKGRKVWAFSGYNPVRGYPKRLTSIGLPRRVKKIDAALHDVQSGKTLFFSGEYYYSYDEVRKTIDQGFPKRVDQTFSGLRKVTAAFQYRGFTYIYSGPYMFEYDLKTGRLYRVLRNSYFLRCIFIRQVSVSEQSRAETENKEEKKGVMEGALAVKTVMLVVAVALCGAVPTTSPRQEELSKAQDYLSQFFSEVGVSAPNSFWRSSLDSFEETLKKMQGFYGLEVTGQLDTNTMDVMNRPRCGFTDVSQYGHFDGGPKWEKTLLTYRITNYTPDLSRVDVDATIAKALQLYSDVIPLDFKQIYSGTADIMIVFKSRNHGDFSPFDGQSGVLAHAFSPGEGHGGDTHFDEDETWTLTSRGTNLFLVAAHEFGHALGLAHSQVQTALMFPTYSYVNTDGYKLPNDDIQGVQAIYGIRETSVQPEVEPEPNPQPTIKPLPRPQPRPEPDPEPTPDRCSRDMVFDAATSIQRNLYFFKDGHFWKRSSSWDGITMKTIQSTWPGISQVDAAYEFKKTVIFFEGDHYWGIRGNTVLPGYPKPLRDLRIPLHINKVDAAVHVEFTGRTLFFVKNKYWSYNERRRKMDRGYPKLIKTELPGIGNQVDAVFENRGYLYFSSGSRQTEYDYVRRRVIRTLLNNAWMDCD